GCCTTCCACCCACCATCATCCCACActagtttgcctacagagcgaATAGGTCTACAGAAGATGCCATCGCCACTGCTCCTCACACCACGCTGACCTACCTCGAACACCAGGGGAGCTACAGTATGTGAGGCTGCTCTTCACAGgcttcagctctgcctttaaCGCCGTCATCCTAGGCAGATTATTAAACTCACTGACTTTCCCATCCCACCTGGCACTGGATCAAGGACTTTCTGACTAACCACCCACAACCTCTCCTACACCCTTACACTCAGCATCGGTGccccacagggctgtgtgtttaGCCCCCTTCTCTAcgccctctacacacacaactgtgccCCCACCCACTTCAGCAACATCCTTAAATTTGAGGATGACAAGACTGTGGTTCAAGTCCAAAGACTGGCAACGTGGTGTTCGGAGAATAATCTCATCTTCAGGTCCATCACAGCATGGACAAACAGACTTaaagacactgacacagacctgTGTGACTACGTATATGCACAACAATACATAGTTATTTATACACACTGATGTTTACAGTCTAAATACACCTTTTATATATTCCTAACTGCACTACCGGTACACAGTACTGCAGCCCTTCAAATATAAGTGCAATATCTGGTGAAATATCAAGAGCAATATTCTCAAGTGCAATATCCTAAAATGCAATATCTCAGCTGCTTTCTCGTAATTTCGTATTGTTTTATATCTTATTTTTATAGGttaaacaaatatatacattttatattttatttattttttgcactTTAAATGAGTTAGTTTGAACTCTTTCTATTCGATGGTATTATGTGTATGCATACCAATCTGAAGAGCTCCATCTCATCAGCAGGTGTCCTGAGGTCCTGAGTATCACACTGCAGCTGGAAGTGGGACACGAGGTCCTGCAGCTGCCCCTGAAACTGGTCCAGTCTCAGCATATGAACAGGAATCCCATTAGCTGAAGATACTCCTGTTGGAGATGGCGTGGAATACTCAAATCTTTCATCACAAAACCCATAGACTGTGTACACAAAGTGTCCGTCTACACTACAACCTGATACaatacagcacagtgaagtttaAAGATAAGTGAAGGTAGATTAGAAAGTATGTTTGCAGGCTCGTGACTCCTCAAGTAGATACAGTATATCGCACCTGCCAGCTGTTTAGTAGAGGAAGTAACAACATCTACTTGAGTCATTCCTGACCCCATGTCTTTCCTCTCACTTGCAGGTAGGTAATAGAGAACCTGTGTGAAAAACATCAGAGAGATCTTATTAACCATAACCACATCTTTTCCATAATACAATGTCTATAGTAAAAATGGCTCATAtgaataaatattgaatatCCTACCATAGAATGAGGAAATCTATCCTACCATAGAATGAGGAAAAAGGACTTACGATACTGACCATTGATGCCCCTGAGGGGTTCTAAAATAATCCAAACATTTTGTCTTTAAGTGTTGACGCATCTAAAATCGAACATCTTGGATTTCAATACTTTAGCGTACAAGGCTGTTGCAGTGCTTCCGTGTGCTGATGTGAATGATGACTTTAAGTAGTTTCACCCCATTAAGCTTTGCATTTGTGGTTAATGTGTAATGCTGCACTTAATGTTCTGGAATAATGTGATTATGCCTTCCCTCTTGAGTCCAGTATGTTAGCGTGAGTTATCATTTAAGTCTGTGTTGTTTAATGCCTTAGTTTAGCTCTGCCTTCTGTTAGCGTATCTGTGCAAcgtcagtgagtgtgtctgtgtcagggtATAGGACCTGCTGTGTGTTCCCTGCTTCTGTGTGGTTCTTTGCTCGAGAGTCCCATTAATAAACAACATTCCCGGGGTCGTGTGGTGTATGGGATATGGGTGCTAGCTTTAAAACCTGAGATGTCTGCATCCGCCTCCATTCTTCTGGACTAGTTTGCCACAATATTCCCATGTCATTAGAGCATTCATAGAATCAGGATGTTCAGCAGCATGCTATATTTTCAGATCACAAATTGTCCCCATAACTTTAAGTAGTCTGTGCAGGAGTAACCTGACCACCTCAGCAACAGCAGATTATTTGAGTAATTAAATCAAACTATGATGTAAGCCTTCCTTTGAAAAACCGAGCAGTTGAGATAATTCACATGTTCATGATTAACCGCAAGAGCGGGACAACTCTCGCACCAGGAAGATTAATGAGATGATGTTGGTGCTCCAGAGAGAAGACGGACAATGATGTTAAATAACTCCTACAATAACACTGAGATATGGCAATACCTGGCTTCTTGTAAGCTGTTGATGAAATGGTCAGAGATGCCTCTATGCCTGCCAACAAACAGCTGGAGATGGATAAGTGATTATTTGCAGTAATGTGTGGATGTCTGCACCTGAAGAAAGCTGTGGATAGATTTCAGGGAATGCAGGTGGGTCACCAGCCACTGGAGGTAAATGGCCACATCTTCCTGAGAGAGTGCGATGTTAGGGCCCACTCTGCGTGTCAGGAGTCTCTCTCTGGACACGGCCAGCCTGTGTGCTCGCTGCACTGCATCTTCATATTCCTGCACTAGCAAGTCCATCTGCCCCTGAGGACGCAAACAAAAAAGATGTCTAGCAGGTAGGAGTGTGCAAATGTGTTCTCTGTGAAGGTGTGCTTTTAAGAAATTTCCACATGGTAACttacagtttatttatttttcacagTTAAATGGTGCTACTTTATAATTATTAGGTTTGCATTGGGGAGTCGCCTACTTCCTACTGTGACTGTGAGGATATTCTGTATTTTCATTGTTTCATTGTTTCTCTTTTACAAAGCAACAATAACACCAGATTTCAAAGTAAAAATGTTATACTAGGCCCATGGTTTCAAACCTTGTTCTGAGGTAGACAGAGCTATGTGTATAGGTGCTGATTAATCCCAGTTTTTTAGATAcaagtagggggggggggggggggtactaaGCAACAACCGCTTCACCTTTTACTTGTCATGGTTTACCTTGTACAAAGGATACAGTAGTTCTAATACTGTGGAGTGGCGAAAGAATCTCCTCCACCTCAACATTAGCAGGTGCTTGCATTGAGTCAACTGATGGGAGCGGTCCAAGTAGTGCTGGATGGAAAGTTGTTTACATTCATGTAATATGAGCAAATATATATGATAAGAATAAATATGAGCAGCAAatatacaaccccaaatcagaaaaagttgggacggtatgttaaattaaaattaaaactgaaaacagtgatttgtaaattctctttgacctgtattacattgaaaacaatacaacagcacattatttgatgtttaaCCTCAtgaatgttattgttttttcaaaataaacacttaattcaGTTAAGTGcttgcaacatatttaaaaaaaagttgggacagtaaagcatCACTTTATAATGTTGCCAATCCTTTTCGCAACACTTAAAAGACGTTTAGGGACTGAAGACACCAAGTGAGGATgcgtttcaggtgtaactttgtcccattcttcctgcaaacaagtcttaaGGTGTGCAACGGTACGGGGTCTTCGTTGTCGCATTTCGCGTTTCAAAATGCGCCACACATTCTCTTTTGGGAAtaagtcaggactgcaggcaggccagtccagcaccATCTTCttcagccatgcctttgaaatgtgtgcagaaagtgcttttgcattgtcttgttgaaatatgcatgggcttCCCTAGAAAGgatgtcgtcttgaaggcagcatatgttgctccaaaatctctatgtacttttcAGCATTAGTGGGGTCATCACAGAAGTGTgttacctttgccaagggcactgacacaaccccataccatgacagaccctagcttttggacttgttgctggtaacagtctggatggtccttttcttctttggtccgGAGCACACGGCGTCCATTTCTTAAtaaaaagacctgaaatactgattcgtctgaccacaatatatgtttccactgtgtgatggtccatcccagatgcctccgAGCCCAGGGAAGTCGACGGCGCTTCTGGACACGGTTAACAAgaggcttccttttggcacagttaagttttaactggcatttgtggatgtacagtaactacgtattgtagtgcttgacaGAGGTTTGCCAAAGTAGTCCTGAGCCCATGTGATTATATCGCTTATAGatgaatgacggttcttgatgcagtgccgtCTAAGGATCGGCGATCACCCTTGTTCAGGTTAGTCTTGCGCCCTTGCCTTTtacgcactgaaattcctccagattccttgaatcttttaattatgctatgcaccgtggagggtaaaatatccaaatcccttcctatctttgagaaacattgtttttaaacatttaaattatttgcTCACGcgataccgtcccaactttttctgatttgagGTTGTACCTAATACATTTGTTCAAACTGAGTACCAGTCATGAGCTCATTCACTCCAAAAAACAGTTCACAACTTGTTTCATGTTTCAGTTATGTTTACACTATGACAGTTATGCAGATTATACAGTAAGAACCTTGAAATAATTGGTCAACAATCTACCTTATTCACTCTAACATCTGACCCAAGCCTGTGAGAGGTAAATTACTTCCACTCCTCACCTGGTGCAGCAGAAGAGGAAGACTCTCAGGTGTGTATTCCCGATTGATACAGCTCTCCAGCTCATGCTGAATGATCTCAGTCTGTGACACCTGAGGTCGTGCAGCAGGGACCTATTACGCATGCCACATTTGACGGACAACCAGAATAAAAATAGATGTTCAAAATAATGGGTCATAACAATTCCAAACACCATTTTGGCATAATAGACACGTTTCCATCTAGAGCATACATTCCACTAACCTGCAGGAGTCTTTTAAGACTATGTTCTCTCTCCACGCGGAAATAAGAAATGTCTTTGGGAATCAGAACGGAgctataatgataataatagaaATATTATGTGTGGCACTAACTGGACATAATTAGGTATTCAACGAACATATTCGATAACCTGTCAACTCCCCCATTGTGTTTGACCATACCAGTATGATTTTGTAGTAGTTCCCTGAAGAAATACGTTCTCTGCGATTTCTGTTCGAAGTGCATCCAACTGAGCGGCCAGCTCTGACTCAATCTGCTCCACGCACACCGATGCGGACACTTTGTAGGTCCTGGTTCTGGACATGGCTACGTTCAAATTCTAAGAGGAAACGTGGTCACACTGTATATTTGCTAAACCTGCCTTAAAATTGTTCAAATTGTGAAAGTGCTTGTCAAAGCAAAGCGTGGGCCTACTCTGTTTTACCTTCCCACTAATGAGCAGAACCTCAGTGTTTCACTGCTACTGTCCCGCGCGCTTCCAAAGTGGTGTTTTCTACAGagtatccatggcaaccactTAACAGCAAGCCACCATGAATGAAGTTAGTTCTCTCGAGCTTTAAATTGGAACTGGATGTTCGCGAATGCTTTCTCAGTCTGTTTTCGATGCaacttctttatttctttaccTGAAGTTGAAGAAACACATTTGGTCACCTTTCACATTATCATAATTAATCACTGTTTTTAGTTAATggaacacttttttttcctacCACCACTGACATGGACATAGACAATGTATAAAACATCTGAATTTATTTAGGCTATAACATTTCAGACAGGCAAAAATGTATAGCCTACAGTCTCACCAACATAGCATACCTACACAATAGCGTGGACTCCCACTGAAGGACTCAATTAGACTGCAGTAGACAAACTACTGTCTCTGTGCTGTTAATGGAAGCATCCCTCACTatctgggtttccatccaactcattcgcATATTGTAAGCGCTTCATGAAGATTCAGCTAAAGAAAATGCGAGAGTCTGCGCGTTTCCATTCGCTGCGTATTGCTAATAAAACTGGACACACTcctaatcaagggaggagttCTGAACTGCTGTAGCctaaggttgtcagggcaacttaaACGTACCTAATAAAATTGCAACAAATGCGAATTTATGCAAATAAATCCGTTTGCATCTACCTTAGTCGCATTATAGGCTACTCTGCAAATCATGAGTTAATCCACCCCCCACCCGCGCTCGATTTCTTTACTGGATTTAGAAGAGTTTATGCGAATTTCAAGCATGCACACTCCGGATTTCCTGTTGGAATAATCCGAATTTGTATtaaaagttggatggaaacccatgGGAGCCATATTGTTGCGACAGCTACTGTCTGAAACCAGTAGCCACCTAATGGACAATTTAGAGGTAGTGGCCTAAGGTGCTTGGAGACTTTTACAGAGAACTGTCTGGGCGTGGTGGTCACAGAGTAAGAACCTACTCTACTATACAGCCTTAAAATAATTAGAGGACAATGCATGGACTTTAACTCACCTCACATATGGGAGCTACCTTTAAAAAATGGACATTGGTTGGTAGCGCTCTGCTGTGGAATCCAACATTCTCTTGAGTTTACAGAAAAAGTTTACAAAGAGtttacaaacaaaataaaaaaaaaactctccagTTAGTCCGAAACTGCGGTGCCTCTTTGACTAAAAAGCCTCAAAGGGGCGCTGCTGTGCTGCGATGACAGAGGAATATTATCCGCACATTACAATCGGATTATAACAGAGAATGCTGCTTGGATATCAGTGGATGGTGAGTCTGTGCATACAGCGGTAAATACGAGCAGTTATCTTTTCACGGTCAGGTTAATTTAATGGTACATGATTGGCCTATATGACTAGCTCAAGTGTTTCCTTTCTGTTCTTGTGGTTTTTGATTTATCAGACATGGTAGAGCTGGGGCCGTCATCACACCCACACCGAGTGTATTAAACGCTGCAAAAAATATCAACAAATACACGACCATAGATGACAACATTAAAATGAAAAGCCATGTTATACGATTGTTTAtctaagagttttttttttgtattattattattataagaccAGTGCTGCTCTCTGTAAAATTATGCAGATTAAAGCATTGCCTCTCAATTTTTTGATGGaatattttaaaaataaatccaGTCCCTAAAAAGAGATTTCTGCTGGATTATTACGCATTTATTTAGAAACCCTGTCTGCACATATTTTCAGAGAACTCTGAAAACCATTACCTTTGCCCTACATTGCATCAGATTCTGTATTCTAATTGTTTCAGTTTGGTATGTTtagtatttaatttttttaataataataacatgaacATATTCTGAAGGTTGTATAATGACATTATGATCAATCAAAAGGTTAATTCTTTCTATACAAAGAATATCCTCCAAATATGATGCCTGTATTTAGTTTTGATAAAAGGTGGAGTTTGATTAGGCTATTTCTTGTTCAATGAGCAGTGGCTTGAAATAATGTAGCaaaaatgtataataataatgtaataaataatgtagcaaaaatgtaataatggAGGTAATATCATTTCTTCCACGTCTAGAGGATTTAAATAGCACACCATTCCCAATTCACTTAGATACAGGAAAAATTATTGGTTCACTGCAAAGGTTGCCAGTATCCAATAAGAGATCATCACTAAGGTATGATCCAACCAATGGCTGTGCAAGGACATATGGCCCGCTTTGATTCCATTGTCATTGGGGGAGGGAGACATTCAGCACAGCCTTAATTTCCATAGGATACTGCCACTAAAGGGAATTGCTAGTGAAGTTAATGTCTTCCCCTTCTCACAGAAAAATACACATTAGTGTAATATAATTAAATATCAGCACTGGATTGCACATAAGAATACTCAACCCaaagtcagctgtgtgtgtgtgtcttcacttaCATGCACTGCAGCAGGGATTACAGTCTTGTTGCAGGCTGCCTCCTTCGTGCACTGGGTTTCCTTGGTAACCATATCCTTGCATGCTGTCTCTTGACATTATGGGTGTGAGGTATGTGATGGTGGCCAAATGGATAAAGGTGTCCCTCCGCACAGCTCCAACCCATCAGGGAACACAATGCCACACTCAGCATGCCAGCAACATCTTTCCTgcctgatttctttttttcttcaatgcaTAACCTTAATCATTCCTGTTGACGACTTGACAGTAGCTTGTCACCCATCTACCGCTAATTGGGGACAGAGCGGAAAAGCAGGTACATTTTGGTTTGATCCAAATCACACAGGTGATGCAGCTGAAAGGAGAATGTCAATGTCAAATGCACCATCAGTAACAAGCTACGGGACGCAGCCTCCACAGGAGGAAACAGGAGTCAGGGCCCCAGGTCTAAGGCACAATGGCGTGATCAGAGAGTGTGACTAACACGGGAGAGGAAACACGAGAAGAAGAAGACATCAATAGATGCTGGAGAAGATCACTTCACCTTACCGAGTTACAGAATAACGTGTAAGATGTGGTTTCAATTGTACAGGAGCAATGTGATGCAATGTCACAAATTCAGTCACCTGCATTAGATTAATCCTAAATCATTAGTGATGAAATATGGCATGCCTGTCAACATATAGCATCCACTATATAATAATACAGTATATAGCATAAATGAAAACCATTCAAATACAAACCATTCAAATCCCATTCTGACAAAATAGCTCTGATGAATTACTAATGTGTGATATAAATTCAAAGCTAGGGATTTAAGTCTTTATCTAGTTATCCATGTGTATATCTTGCCTCAATCAGCACAATTGTTATCTTCTCAGTCTACTGCAATAAAAACCTAAAACCACAGCAAGACACAAAATACCCAGCTCGGGGCTCGGGGCTTGGCACATGCTGCAAGTGTCTGTGGCTAATAAAGTGTTAAGTTAATCATGGCTTTAGGTATAGTCTAGACCCAGACTCAGCATTTTGTACAGCTGTCAAAGAAACAGCACAGTAGGTAAAATGGCCCAATAGAAATGTGTCAGGACTGGACTTTGTGAGACACAACAATCAGCCATGTTGAGTCTGGGTCCGGATTAAATAGTCTTGAGAACAGTTGAGTCAGCACTGTTGAAATATCTGTCACCAGGTATCCCAAATGACCGtgtcccccacctcccccccccacaaaaaaaaaagaacagtcaACAAAGGAAACTTGCTATGGCATAGTCTGTTAGACTTCCTGAATGCTCAGCCAAACTTTATTTACATGCCAGTCTGGGGCAGACTACAAGACCATTTATagtagggaggggggggggggggtcacaaaTGATTCACACTAACCTACATCAGTGAGAAAGATCGAACATGGACAGTCATGGCTCTAGGCATGAATGTGACTCATAACAAGGAGCTTCCTGACTTTTTATTTCTCATATCGCATGTCAGCCAGGACATATGGTACAAACTGTactgcacacagacaagaaGCATGGAATGGGCTGGCAAAATGGCTGATGGGATTGGGAGGAGGAGGTTAAAATAAACAAGAAGAGAAAGGAGCCCGTGATAAAAACATTTTGGGGAGTTAAGCTTGGAGAGTGCTTGTTCAAAATGTTGGCAACTGAGGGCCACTACTGTCTGCAGGTGACTGCTTTCATTctttgttcaaaataataatgcTGAAGTAGATGAtatattttaataattattCTTAAGGTTTTGCTCTCAAAGTGATGCTCCAAAGGAAGTATTTTACACCACTGAGTGTACCTGGAGTTCCAAAGGATGTTTGTAATACATTATGTGACATTTCTGCTACAGCCTTACAGGCTTGCGTGATTTGGTTGCCTCGCACGGTCATAACATTTGGCAACATACAGTACAAGACACTGTAGTGGGTGTTTATTCAGTGCACGGCCCATCCGACATGTCATACCCATGCAAAGTCTTACTATATACTGCATGGTGGATTGAAAACACTGTTTAGCACCTGTCataatacagacacaaacacgtgtgcatgtgtctatgttgtgtgtctttgtgtacaaAGATAAGGTGAAGGAAGGACCCAAGTGGCAAGATGCACCTTTGCAAGCAGTTGTAGATCACATTTCATTGGAGTTATTAACACTGCATGATGGCTATCTTCAGATGGTTAACAATCTCttttaaaaaaactaaagaaaaaaaaaagaccttcaCACTATTAAATAAAATGCCTCGTAACCCTGAACGCAAACGTTCAGCAACCCTGGCTGTTGccctgtttgttttctctgtgtagCGAGCTCCAGGAAACAGCTCCTCAGATGAGTTTCTCAGACTCGCACGCCTACAGTCTATGACACGGGGAGAACAAAGGAGAACACACAGCCACCGAGGGTTGTGAACCACTGGCCTCAATGACTACATTTTGGAGGGAGCCCTATACACTGGGGAGGGCAAGGAGCAGGGGGGGCgggcaaaaatatatatttttttcatgggAGTCCAAAAGAGCGTTTCTTGAAATGTTAACATGGAATGCAACAAGGTTGCTTCAGAGCCTAATATATGGAGGAGGGAGAATGGTGTTATTAAAACTATAACATTTCATAGATAAGAACACTAAATAGATCAAAACacgtcacaattgtttttttccaCGGTACAGTGAGGAAGGTCAGGGGTACATCATGATgaccatttcatttcattttgttttcttttttttcctttttcataacaaaatcttgtgtgtgtttatgtgtgtgtgtgtgtgtgtgtgtgtgtgtgtgtgtgtgtgtgtttgttgttgtgtgcctgtgtgtgtaattttggTGTAATGGACCAGGGAATGGTAAAAGAACATGATTGCATAATTACAACTTCTCTTGCGGTTTGGGCATGGGAACTCAGTGAGAGCTTCTTCAAGTATCCTTTGTATTATTAGAGTGTCTTTGCTGGGTGAAGACAATGGTAACATTCTCTGGATTTTGTTCAGTAAACAGGCCATCGGCCTCACGGAGCAGATAGCTGGTTTGGCAAACGACGTGGAGTTGGTTCTCCTGTCAACTTAAAGATCTGCACAGAGAAAGGACACAGAGAAAGGACAAGAGACTCAACATATTATTCTGAAATGAAAAGGTCTGGTAAACTCCAAACTTTACTGTCACATTTTACAGGACCATCATATCATCAAGTTAGAGAATCCAGAATTATCATGTACAGTTCAAAGGTGTTCATATTGAATGGTTGATATGCAGTCACCCTTTATCTCATTTGTGCGAATTTGTCCAGTCAGAATCACTTATTTAAAAAGGATTACTCTGATTCACACTCCCATTACCTACAGACTGAAATCCATGCCTTTCATCTGACAAGAAAACACTGCAAAAATCCAGGAAATCCACTGCAAAGCATGccaaaaaaaagcacaagaTTGTATGAGATGGACTATTTTATCAGTGACTCAGTCTTACGGTTCCTTTTTTTTACTGTAGATTTCCAGCACTGCATAACATACTTGAGAGTGAAATCCTTTGTCACTAAGCCATCAAATGGATCTCTTTCATATCCCCTCAGCAAATTCTTTGCAAATGTTTCATAGGATACCCTATGAATAACCATTCAACCCTATAACAGCTCTATCTCATGTAGGGAGCACCAGACATGATCTCACCTGCTTCGCTTGGCTTGGAGGGCTTTAGCCTGGCACCCAGCTCTGGGACGTGGAGCCCTTGGCCCTGGAGAAGCTGCCTGCATTCAAGTTGGCGTTGTTCTGTGCGGAGACCACGTTGGAGCCGGAGTCAAAGCTGAGATCCAGGCTGTCGGCCTCCATCAGCTCGCCGCGCAGGATGGCGTCCATGTCGCAGTCCAGGCTACCGTTGAAAACATCCAGTCCCAGGTCTGCCTGGAAGCGGTCCTGAGGGGTTAGGCTGCCGTTGAGGCCTGACAGGAGGGAAGGGTCGGCAGTGCCGGGGTGGGCCAAGGGgcgaagctgctgctgctgctgttgctggtgAGGCTGCTGCTTCGCCGGGTCTCCGTTGAGGCCCCGCCAGCCCTGTGTGCCGTTGAGGCCAGGAGCGCCCGGCTGGTTGGACAGCATGGGGTCGTTGTTGCGGAGCAGCATGGCGCAGCGGCGGGAGTTCTGCGAGGTGACAGCTGTGCTGGCCTGTGAGATGAGCGGGTCCGAGTGCGTCAGCAGGATCTCGCTGCAGTCACGGGCATCGctctccagcagctcctgcagGGTCTGGCCGCCGTAGGGCGACAGGCTGGGGAAAGACGCCTGCTTGTTCTCCTGGATGGTCTGCATGGGCGACTGGCGCAGGGTGGGGCCGAACATGGGCGAGGGGCAGCCGAACGTGAACACGGAGTCGTGCTCGTCGCCGCCCTCTGGGTCGCCCGGCGACTGCTGCTGCGTGGCAGTCAGACTGATGTCGTCCAGAAGGTCGTTCATCAGGCCGTCGTTCAGGTTGATGGTGCCAGCGAGGTCGGCGAGGCACGGCAGCTCACTGAGGCCCCCTGCTGATGGGGAGAGGCTGCTGGGGCTGGAGTAGAGCATGGGCGAGAGCGGCGAGTCCTCATCGGCACACTCGTCGAGCTCGGGGTTGGCCAGGATGGGCGAGAGCCTGCCGCTGATGGTGCTGGCGTTGGAGTTGGTCCGCGAGCGGAAGTCCGTCCAGGCGTCCAGCTCGTCGCTGCTCCGCGAGGCGGGGCTCCCGGCCCAGCGGGCCAGCCCGGTCGCATCTGCTCCGCCCTCCTGGGCGGCCTGCAGCGCCGCCTTCTTCTTGGCGGCCCGGCCTCGGGCGCTCTTCGTGTACTTGTTGCCGTTGTCCATGGAGACGGCGCGCCGTCGCGGTGCTTTGCCACCTTTGCCACCCTCGGGGTTGACCATCCACCAGGAGCTCTTGCCGGTTCCCTCATTTTGGACTCGCACAAACCTGCTGTGCAGAGACAGGTTGTGCCGGATGGAGTTCTGAAACAAAAGGAGGAGTTCAGGACTTACTGTGCTGT
Above is a window of Clupea harengus chromosome 14, Ch_v2.0.2, whole genome shotgun sequence DNA encoding:
- the foxo3a gene encoding forkhead box protein O3a isoform X2, whose amino-acid sequence is MAYDYYDYDYENNAIENSIRHNLSLHSRFVRVQNEGTGKSSWWMVNPEGGKGGKAPRRRAVSMDNGNKYTKSARGRAAKKKAALQAAQEGGADATGLARWAGSPASRSSDELDAWTDFRSRTNSNASTISGRLSPILANPELDECADEDSPLSPMLYSSPSSLSPSAGGLSELPCLADLAGTINLNDGLMNDLLDDISLTATQQQSPGDPEGGDEHDSVFTFGCPSPMFGPTLRQSPMQTIQENKQASFPSLSPYGGQTLQELLESDARDCSEILLTHSDPLISQASTAVTSQNSRRCAMLLRNNDPMLSNQPGAPGLNGTQGWRGLNGDPAKQQPHQQQQQQQLRPLAHPGTADPSLLSGLNGSLTPQDRFQADLGLDVFNGSLDCDMDAILRGELMEADSLDLSFDSGSNVVSAQNNANLNAGSFSRAKGSTSQSWVPG
- the foxo3a gene encoding forkhead box protein O3a isoform X1; amino-acid sequence: MAEMSNNEHGNTLDVMIDPDFEPQKRPRSCTWPLPRPESDTGKPESTEIIPEEEDDTVTDSCAGHSANDISRETDTSEGDHATPVVRLKTTSKDKELDGFPVSSQPLSTASSETSVNGLVAQPRKSSARRNAWGNYSYADLITQAIESSPEKRLTLAQIYDWMVRSVAYFKDKGDSNSSAGWKNSIRHNLSLHSRFVRVQNEGTGKSSWWMVNPEGGKGGKAPRRRAVSMDNGNKYTKSARGRAAKKKAALQAAQEGGADATGLARWAGSPASRSSDELDAWTDFRSRTNSNASTISGRLSPILANPELDECADEDSPLSPMLYSSPSSLSPSAGGLSELPCLADLAGTINLNDGLMNDLLDDISLTATQQQSPGDPEGGDEHDSVFTFGCPSPMFGPTLRQSPMQTIQENKQASFPSLSPYGGQTLQELLESDARDCSEILLTHSDPLISQASTAVTSQNSRRCAMLLRNNDPMLSNQPGAPGLNGTQGWRGLNGDPAKQQPHQQQQQQQLRPLAHPGTADPSLLSGLNGSLTPQDRFQADLGLDVFNGSLDCDMDAILRGELMEADSLDLSFDSGSNVVSAQNNANLNAGSFSRAKGSTSQSWVPG